The Burkholderia ambifaria AMMD genome contains the following window.
TCGCGACCGTCCTGCAGCGTGTCGACGCGGCCCGCGCCGCATGCCCAGGCGAGCGTGTTCGGCCGATAGTCGACTCGTGGCAGCAGCGCGGCCATCGTCCGGTGCACGGCGTCCGCCTTCGCGGCCTCGAAGCCGTACAGCGCACGCTTGCCGCGGGCGAACGCGCCGTCGACCGGCGGCTGCCGGTAGATCTGGCCGCCCCAGCGCGCGTTCTCGTCGATCACGACAGGGCGCAGCCCCGCGTCGACCAGCGCCTCGGCCGCGCGCACGCCGGCCGGCCCCGCGCCGACGATCACCGGTCGCAGTGCGTCACTCACGATGCGTCTCCGTTGAGGGCGTGCTGCGCGCCGGTGACGATCCGCATGCCTTCGGCGATCGGCGTCGAGCAGGCGCGCACGCGTGCGCCGGCCTCGGTGCGCACCCAGCAGTCCTGGCACGCGCCGATCAGGCAGAAGCCCGCGCGCGGCGTGCCGCTGAATTCGCTCACGCGCACGCGGCGCTGCGCGACGAGGATCGCGGTGAGCACGGTGTCGCCGGCGAGCGCGTTCGCGGGGCGACCGTCGAGCGTGAACGCGATGGCGGCGCGCTCGCGTTCGGCGACGCGCACGAATTGCGGGCCGTCGTCGGCGATGTCGGTGGAACGGGAAACGGAAGTCATCGTCAGTGTTGGCCGATCAGGATGCGGTTCAGGCCGTACACGCGATCGAGCAGCAGCATCGCGCCGGCGGTGATGAGGATGACGAGCGTCGATACCGACGCCATCATCGGATCGATCGATTCGGTCGCGTACATATACATGCGGACCGGCAGCGTGATCGTCTGCGGCGACGTGACGAAGATCGACATCGTCAGCTCGTCGAAGCTGTTGATGAACGCGAGCAGCCAGCCGCCGGTGATGCCGGGCACGATCATCGGCAGCGTGATGCGGCGAAACGTCGTCCACGGATCGGCGCCGAGCGAGCACGCGGCCTGCTCGATGCTGCGGTCGAGGCCCGCGACGGACGCGAGCACGAGCCGCATCACGAACGGCGTGATGACGATCATGTGCGCGAGCACCAGCCACGCGAACGAGCCTGTCGCGCCGATCAGCGCGAAGAAGCGCAGCAGCGCGATGCCGAGCACGAGGCCGGGAATCACGAGCGGCGATAGCAGCAGCCCGTTCAGGAACGCGCGGCCCGGAAACGTCGCGCGGCCGATCGCGAGCCCGGCGGGCAAGGCGATCGCGAGCGACAGCGTCGCCGACGCGAACGCGAGCTTCACGCTGTTGGCGAACGCGGTGACGAAGTCGGGATAGTCGAGGATCGCGCGGAACCAGCGCAGCGACAGCCCGTGCGTCGGCAGCGTCAGCGTTTCGTCGGGCGTGAACGCGACGAGCACGACGATCGCGAGCGGCGCGAGCACGAACAGGATCACGAGCGTATGGAACGCCAGGGCGAAAGGGCCGTTCTTGCTCATCGGGAAGCGCCTCCGAGGCTGCGCGCGTAGCGGCGTTCGAGCACGCGGTAGTAGGTAAGCATCACGACGAGGTTCGCGACCAGCAGCAGCACCGCGATCGTCGCGCCGAGCGGCCAGTTCAGCGAGCCGAGGAATTCGTCGTAGACGGCGGTCGCCGCGACCTTCAACCGACGTCCGCCGAGCAGGCCCGGAATCGCGAAGGCGCTCGCCGACAGCCCGAACACCATCAGGCTGCCCGACAGCACGCCCGGCATCAGCTGCGGCACCACGATGCGGCGCAACGTCGTGAACGGCGAGGCGCCGAGCGACAGCGCCGCGTGCTCGGTCTGCGGATCGAGCCGCTGCAGCGCGGTCCACACGGGAATCACCATGAACGGCAGCATCACGTGAACGAGCGCGATCACGATCGCGAACGTCGTGTATTCGAGCTTGTACGGCCCGAGGCCCGCGAGCCCGAGCGCCTGGTTCACGAGCCCGCTCGTGTTCAGCAGCATGCTCCAGCCGAACGCACGCACGACGACCGACACGAGCAGCGGCGCGAGGATCACGAGCAGGAACAGCGAGCGCCACGGGTCGCGCATTTTCGACAGCACGTACGCTTCCGGCGTGCCGATCGCGACGCAGATCACGGTGGTCAGCGCGGCGATGCCGAAGGTGCGCGCGAAGATCGTGTGGAAGTACGACGAGCCGAGCACCTCCGCGTAGTGGCCGAACTGGAACGCGGCGATCGGGCCGGTGGCCGGGTCGAAGCGATAGAACGTGAGCGTGAGGGTCATCGCGAGCGGCACGAGCACGAGCGCGGCGAACAGCGCGAACGCGGGCGCGCACATCAGCCACAGCGGCGCATGCGCGCGCCACGTGGCGCGCGGCACGCGGCCGCCGGCAGCGCGCGGCGTCACCGCATCGCCTGCGGCGGCGGACGGCGCGAGGCCGGCCGTCGCGCCGTCGGCGGGTAGCGGGCGGGTAGGCTGTCCCATTCAGGCCTCCCGGCGCATCACGCGCACCGCGTCGCTATGCCAGTCGACGCCCACCGGCGCGCCTTCCGCGAGCGGCTCCGCGCCTTCGTTCTGGCAGCACACGAGCACTTCGCCGAGCGCGCTGTCGACGCGGTACAGCCACTGGCTGCCGAGGAAGAAGCGGCTCGTGACGGTCGCGGCGAAGCGGCCTGCGCCCGGCGCGCACAGTCGCAGCTTTTCCGGGCGGATGCAGACCGACACGGCGTCGCCGACACGGATGTCGCGCTCGCGCGCCGGCAGGTGCGCGGTGCGGCCCGTTTCCGCGAGATCGTGGCCGAGGTCGATGCGGATCGCGTCGCCGTCGTGCGCGACGATCGTGCCGGGCAGCAGGTTCGCCTTGCCGATGAACTGCGACACGAAATGGTTCTCGGGACGTTCGTACGCGCGGTACGGCGTGTCCGTCTGCGTGATGCGGCCGGCTTCCATCACGACCACGCGGTCGCTGATCGACAGCGCTTCCGACTGGTCGTGCGTGACCATGATCGTCGTCGTGCCGATCTTGCGCTGGATCGCGCGCAGTTCGAACTGCATGTCCTCGCGCAGCTTCGCGTCGAGATTCGACATCGGCTCGTCGAGCAGCAGCACCGGCGGTTCGATCACGATCGCGCGCGCGATCGCGACGCGCTGCCGCTGGCCGCCGGATAGTTCGCGCGGGAAGCGGTGCGCGAGCGCATCGAGTCGCACGAGCGCGAGCGCCGCGCGGATGCGCTCGGCGCGCTCCGCCTTGTCGACGCCGCGCATGTCGAGGCCGAAGCCGACGTTCTCCGCGACGCTCATGTGCGGAAACAGCGCATAGCTCTGGAACACGATGCCGAGCCCGCGGCGGTTCGGCTTCATGTGCGTGATGTCCTGCCCGTCGAGCGCGATGCGGCCGCGCGTGACGTCGACGAAGCCGGCGATCATCTGCAGCGTCGTGGTCTTGCCGCAGCCGGACGGCCCGAGCAGCGACACGAATTCGCCTTGTTCGACCGACAGGTTGACGTCGGCGACGGCGGTCAGTTCGCCGAACGATTTCGTCAGATCCGTAAGCGTGAGAAACGACATGGGGAGCTCCGGGTTCGCACACCGTGGCCGGTGCGCCGATGACGCGGACTCTAGCCAGCCATATTTCGGAGCGTCAATTTGGAATTCTGCTCAACGGGATGAATTTCGAAAAAATTCCGATGAACGGAATGGAATGTCGAATCGGGCGGGAATCGTTCCGATGGATGAAGGGCGGCCGGCCCGCGAAACGCGCGCGTCAATCCCGTGCACACCCGGATGCCCGCGCAATTTCGGCCGGACGACAATGGCGACTACCGTATTCCGTTCACTGAAATCATCGAGGAGAGCCGGCATGCCAGAACCGCAGTCGCCCGAAACGTCGCCGGCCGCACGCGCGCCGCGCCCGGACGAGGACGCCGCCGATCCGGCCGGCGCGCCGGGCACCGGCATGCTGCAGCGTGCGTTCGCGATCCTGCGCGCACTGGCCGGCATGCAGCAGGACGGCGTGCGCGTCACGCACCTCGCGAAGGCCGTCGGCCTCACGCAGGGCACCGCGCACCGGATCCTGCAATCGCTGATCGCCGAAGGGATGGTCGAGCAGGACGAACAGTCGAAGCTGTACCGGCTGAGCGTCGACTTCTTCGCGCTCGCCGCGCTGGCCGGCAATCCGAGCAGCATGCGCACGCTGTGCCGGCCCGTGCTGCTGCGGCTGTGCGCGAGTCTCGGCGAGACGATCTTCCTGCTCGTGAAGAGCGGCTTCGACGCGGTGTGTCTCGACCTGTGCGAAGGGCCGTTCCCGATCCGCTCGTTTACCGGCGATATCGGCGGGCGCATCGCGCTCGGCGTCGGGCAGGGCAGCCTCGCGATCCTCGCGTTCCTGCCGGAGGCCGAGCGCGAGGAAGTGATCCGCTTCAACGTGCCGCGCATCCGCGGCTACGGCGTGCTCGACGAGGTGTACCTGCGCACCGAGATCGAACGCGTGCGGCAGCTCGGCTACGCGGGCCGCAACAGCGGCGTGCTCGACGGGATGGCCGGCGTCGCGGTGCCGATCCTCGACCGCACCGGGTATCCGGTCGGCGCGCTGAGCGTCGGCACGCTGGCGTCGCGCCTCGGCGACGACCGGATGCCGATGGTCGTCGAACTGCTCAGGCGCCAGGCGGACGCGATTGGCCCGCGCACGAATCCGTTCGACGCCGCGTTGCGGCGGCCGATGCATGGGCTGGCCGGGAAAACGGTATAGATGCGTCGCGCGTCGCTGGTTCGTCAGCTTGCTGATGCGAGCTCTTTACGTCTGATCAAAGCGCGCATTGTCGAGCGCTTTCGCTTACTTGCGACGGCACGACGCCGGCCTGACCTGCACGAACAACGATCGTGGCAGCCGGCCCATCGCGCCCGCGCCGCGCACTTACCCGCGCCACACGCCGGACGGCAGCGACACGCGCGACATCGATTTCGACGCGCTGTACGACGCATGCGCTGAAATCATCGAAGCGTGCCCGGGCGATGCCGACGGCCGATCACGCCATCGCCGCTTCACCAACACGAAACTGCGCGACGGCATCGCTGAGCCGCGTGCTCTGATCCTCGAGCGACAGCGCCGCGGCGGCGGCCTCCTCGACCAGCGCGGCGTTGCGCTGCATCGTCTGCTCCATCTGGATGACGGCGGCATTCACCTGCTCGATGCCGGAAGTCTGCTCGTCGAAGGCGATGCTGGTCTCGCCCATGATCGCGTTGACGCGCTCGACCGCGGTGACGAGTTCGGACATCGCCGAACCGGCGAGCGCGACGAGGCCGCTGCCGTCCTCGACGCGCTGCGTCGAGTTGCCGATGAGCTCGCGGATTTCCTTCGCCGCCGATGCGCAGCGCTGCGCGAGCCCGCGGACCTCGGTCGCGACGACCGCGAAGCCGCGCCCCTGCTCGCCCGCGCGCGCCGCTTCGACCGCGGCGTTCAGCGCGAGGATGTTGGTCTGGAACGCGATGCTCTCGATCACGCCGACGATGCCGGAGATCCGCGCGGAGCTGTGCGAAATCGCGGACATCGTTTCGACGACGCGCTGCATCGCGTCACCGCCTCGCGCGGCGATGCCGGCCGCGCCTTGCGCGTAAGTGCGTGCATCGCGCGCGTTGTCCGCGTTCTGGCGCACGGTCGCGGTCAGCTGCTCCACGCTCGCCGCCGCCTGTTGCAGCGACACGGCCTGCTGCTCCGTGCGCGCGGACAGGTCGACGTTGCCGCTCGCGATCGTGCGGACATCGCCGACGATCGTCTCCGTGCTCGTGCGGACCTGCGTCACGGTTTCGACGAGGCCGTCCTGCATCCGCTTCAACGCGTTCAGCAGATACGCCATTTCGTTTTTGCCGGGAATGACGACCGTGCCGGTCAGGTCGCCTTTCGAGATCCTGTCGAAGTGGTCGACGGCGAGATGGATCGGCTCGATGATCGCCTTCGCGAGCACGCGCTGCGCGAGGAAGCCGACGATCAGCGCGAACAGCGCGACTGCCACCATCGCCCACACGATCCGGTGGAAGCGTGCGCCGGCCGCGTCGTAGCGTGCCTTCTGGCGCGCGACCTGGAACGATTCGAGCGCGTCGATCGCATCCTGGTAAGCCGTGAACAGCGCCGG
Protein-coding sequences here:
- a CDS encoding (2Fe-2S)-binding protein — protein: MTSVSRSTDIADDGPQFVRVAERERAAIAFTLDGRPANALAGDTVLTAILVAQRRVRVSEFSGTPRAGFCLIGACQDCWVRTEAGARVRACSTPIAEGMRIVTGAQHALNGDAS
- a CDS encoding ABC transporter permease, yielding MSKNGPFALAFHTLVILFVLAPLAIVVLVAFTPDETLTLPTHGLSLRWFRAILDYPDFVTAFANSVKLAFASATLSLAIALPAGLAIGRATFPGRAFLNGLLLSPLVIPGLVLGIALLRFFALIGATGSFAWLVLAHMIVITPFVMRLVLASVAGLDRSIEQAACSLGADPWTTFRRITLPMIVPGITGGWLLAFINSFDELTMSIFVTSPQTITLPVRMYMYATESIDPMMASVSTLVILITAGAMLLLDRVYGLNRILIGQH
- a CDS encoding ABC transporter permease, whose protein sequence is MGQPTRPLPADGATAGLAPSAAAGDAVTPRAAGGRVPRATWRAHAPLWLMCAPAFALFAALVLVPLAMTLTLTFYRFDPATGPIAAFQFGHYAEVLGSSYFHTIFARTFGIAALTTVICVAIGTPEAYVLSKMRDPWRSLFLLVILAPLLVSVVVRAFGWSMLLNTSGLVNQALGLAGLGPYKLEYTTFAIVIALVHVMLPFMVIPVWTALQRLDPQTEHAALSLGASPFTTLRRIVVPQLMPGVLSGSLMVFGLSASAFAIPGLLGGRRLKVAATAVYDEFLGSLNWPLGATIAVLLLVANLVVMLTYYRVLERRYARSLGGASR
- a CDS encoding ABC transporter ATP-binding protein, with the translated sequence MSFLTLTDLTKSFGELTAVADVNLSVEQGEFVSLLGPSGCGKTTTLQMIAGFVDVTRGRIALDGQDITHMKPNRRGLGIVFQSYALFPHMSVAENVGFGLDMRGVDKAERAERIRAALALVRLDALAHRFPRELSGGQRQRVAIARAIVIEPPVLLLDEPMSNLDAKLREDMQFELRAIQRKIGTTTIMVTHDQSEALSISDRVVVMEAGRITQTDTPYRAYERPENHFVSQFIGKANLLPGTIVAHDGDAIRIDLGHDLAETGRTAHLPARERDIRVGDAVSVCIRPEKLRLCAPGAGRFAATVTSRFFLGSQWLYRVDSALGEVLVCCQNEGAEPLAEGAPVGVDWHSDAVRVMRREA
- a CDS encoding IclR family transcriptional regulator, whose amino-acid sequence is MPEPQSPETSPAARAPRPDEDAADPAGAPGTGMLQRAFAILRALAGMQQDGVRVTHLAKAVGLTQGTAHRILQSLIAEGMVEQDEQSKLYRLSVDFFALAALAGNPSSMRTLCRPVLLRLCASLGETIFLLVKSGFDAVCLDLCEGPFPIRSFTGDIGGRIALGVGQGSLAILAFLPEAEREEVIRFNVPRIRGYGVLDEVYLRTEIERVRQLGYAGRNSGVLDGMAGVAVPILDRTGYPVGALSVGTLASRLGDDRMPMVVELLRRQADAIGPRTNPFDAALRRPMHGLAGKTV
- a CDS encoding methyl-accepting chemotaxis protein → MRKLTIRGGLVATIAGYTALLVLVVGACIAALYAGNGSLEAMYRDDTASLLHLKTSSERMLVLRERVSDVAQIISAGQPAKAEIAQLHTLLKQSNDELDAYTRLHARDADEQALFDTLQTRRRTLLDQVFLKAMSQLDQDNAFDFLDTHRTAQPALFTAYQDAIDALESFQVARQKARYDAAGARFHRIVWAMVAVALFALIVGFLAQRVLAKAIIEPIHLAVDHFDRISKGDLTGTVVIPGKNEMAYLLNALKRMQDGLVETVTQVRTSTETIVGDVRTIASGNVDLSARTEQQAVSLQQAAASVEQLTATVRQNADNARDARTYAQGAAGIAARGGDAMQRVVETMSAISHSSARISGIVGVIESIAFQTNILALNAAVEAARAGEQGRGFAVVATEVRGLAQRCASAAKEIRELIGNSTQRVEDGSGLVALAGSAMSELVTAVERVNAIMGETSIAFDEQTSGIEQVNAAVIQMEQTMQRNAALVEEAAAAALSLEDQSTRLSDAVAQFRVGEAAMA